The following are from one region of the Hydrogenophaga sp. BPS33 genome:
- a CDS encoding LysR family transcriptional regulator produces MKFRLRQMEVFRAVMLTGSINGASKLLFISQPAVSRIVAHTEQTLGLALFTRAKGKLVPTPEGEALFREVDGFYQQALRVDEFARNLAHGSTGTLMLCSSPCLSRGLMARAITRFVQRYPQIRVNYHVTLLADMAAEVLGHKVDLAVSVMPLQHPNLQTAALMEGRMVCVMPRGHELSQRPAVAVADLARYPLIAHDRGIAFGQLVTAAFRKAGVELVSRIDIQQTEVACSLVRTGAGLALVDEFTVDGMDWPDLQVLPLVEDIVLTPSVVRSVFDQRTTHADKFVEVLQQQVADDARRPLQTGT; encoded by the coding sequence ATGAAATTCCGCCTGCGGCAGATGGAGGTCTTCCGCGCGGTGATGCTCACCGGCTCGATCAACGGCGCGTCCAAGCTGCTGTTCATTTCCCAGCCCGCCGTCAGCCGCATCGTGGCGCACACCGAGCAAACCCTGGGCCTGGCGCTCTTCACCCGCGCCAAGGGCAAGCTGGTGCCCACGCCCGAGGGCGAGGCGCTGTTTCGCGAGGTGGATGGCTTCTATCAGCAGGCGCTGCGGGTCGACGAGTTCGCGCGCAACCTCGCGCACGGCTCCACCGGCACGCTCATGCTCTGCTCCAGCCCCTGCCTGAGCCGTGGCCTGATGGCCCGCGCCATCACCCGCTTCGTGCAGCGCTACCCGCAGATCCGGGTGAACTACCACGTCACCCTGCTGGCCGACATGGCGGCAGAGGTGCTGGGGCACAAGGTCGATCTGGCGGTCTCGGTGATGCCCTTGCAGCACCCCAACCTGCAGACCGCGGCTCTGATGGAGGGCCGCATGGTCTGCGTGATGCCGCGCGGGCATGAGCTGAGCCAACGGCCGGCGGTCGCCGTCGCCGATCTGGCGCGCTACCCGCTGATTGCCCACGACCGCGGCATCGCGTTCGGCCAACTCGTCACGGCGGCGTTTCGCAAGGCCGGCGTGGAACTGGTCTCTCGCATCGACATCCAGCAGACCGAGGTGGCCTGCTCGCTGGTGCGCACGGGGGCTGGCCTGGCGCTGGTGGACGAGTTCACCGTGGACGGCATGGACTGGCCCGATCTGCAAGTGCTGCCCTTGGTGGAAGACATCGTGCTCACGCCCAGCGTGGTGCGCTCGGTGTTCGACCAGCGCACCACCCACGCCGACAAGTTCGTGGAGGTGCTGCAGCAGCAGGTGGCCGACGACGCGCGGCGCCCGTTGCAGACGGGCACTTGA
- a CDS encoding NAD(P)-dependent oxidoreductase has protein sequence MKIGLIGLGNIGVHFGTRLLAAGHELVVHDRSAAAQQRLADKGAQVAGSAHELASQVETVLLCLPMPAIVKDVAIGAGNVIDGSRVRLVLDLSTTGPSVTGEIAKALAERNIAFVSAPVSGGTVAAEKGTLAVMPAGAEAAYQEVEPLLRVLGKNIFYLGADPTLGQTMKIINNTLYATSMVASCEALVYGVKAGLDAKTMLDVLNASSGRSFATLERIPQCVLDRSFPVRFTTELLHKDIKMCIDEAEKLGVPMLVSPAARQFLAFAITQGDGPRDNVFPIRHFEQWAGVQFGSAPDAA, from the coding sequence ATGAAAATCGGACTGATAGGACTGGGCAACATCGGGGTGCACTTCGGCACCCGCCTGCTGGCGGCAGGCCACGAACTGGTGGTGCATGACCGCAGCGCCGCCGCACAACAACGCCTGGCCGACAAGGGCGCCCAGGTGGCCGGCAGCGCACACGAACTCGCCTCGCAGGTCGAGACCGTGCTGCTGTGCCTGCCCATGCCGGCCATCGTCAAGGACGTGGCCATCGGCGCTGGCAACGTGATCGACGGTAGCCGAGTGCGTCTGGTGCTCGATCTCTCCACCACGGGCCCGTCGGTGACGGGCGAAATCGCCAAGGCCTTGGCCGAGCGGAACATCGCCTTCGTGAGCGCGCCCGTGAGCGGCGGCACGGTTGCGGCCGAAAAAGGCACGCTGGCGGTGATGCCGGCCGGCGCCGAAGCGGCGTACCAGGAAGTCGAACCCCTGCTGCGCGTGCTGGGCAAGAACATCTTCTACCTCGGTGCCGACCCGACGCTGGGCCAGACCATGAAGATCATCAACAACACGCTCTACGCCACCAGCATGGTGGCCAGTTGCGAGGCGCTGGTCTATGGCGTGAAGGCCGGCCTGGACGCCAAGACCATGCTCGACGTGCTCAACGCCTCCAGCGGCCGCTCGTTCGCCACACTGGAGCGCATCCCGCAATGCGTGCTCGATCGCAGCTTCCCGGTGCGCTTCACCACCGAGCTGCTGCACAAAGACATCAAGATGTGCATCGACGAGGCCGAGAAGCTCGGCGTGCCCATGCTGGTGAGCCCGGCCGCGCGGCAGTTCCTCGCCTTTGCCATCACGCAAGGCGACGGGCCGCGCGACAACGTGTTCCCCATTCGCCATTTCGAGCAATGGGCGGGCGTGCAGTTCGGCAGCGCGCCGGACGCCGCGTGA
- a CDS encoding amino acid synthesis family protein, which produces MSLIHVRKKLLTLETIYHEGGPARADPILMGSIVAVVNNPYAGRYVEDLTELVEAAKVLAKELVPELLNAMGGAERIQAYGKGAIVGVNGELEHGAIWHEAGGWSMRANLPKAKSIVPTSKVVAAAGMRLPIPMHNIEAAYVRSHFSTMDVGVIDGPRPNECLYALVMSTGGRVHERLGGLRVDQISVGDGQR; this is translated from the coding sequence ATGTCCCTGATCCACGTTCGCAAAAAACTGCTGACCCTCGAAACCATCTACCACGAAGGTGGCCCTGCCCGCGCCGATCCCATACTCATGGGCTCCATCGTGGCGGTGGTGAACAACCCGTATGCGGGCCGCTACGTCGAAGACCTCACCGAACTGGTGGAGGCGGCGAAGGTACTGGCCAAGGAACTGGTGCCCGAACTGCTGAACGCGATGGGCGGAGCCGAGCGCATCCAGGCCTACGGCAAGGGCGCCATCGTGGGGGTGAACGGCGAACTGGAACACGGCGCCATCTGGCACGAAGCGGGTGGTTGGTCGATGCGCGCGAACCTGCCCAAAGCCAAGTCCATCGTGCCGACCTCGAAGGTCGTTGCGGCGGCCGGCATGCGTTTGCCGATCCCCATGCACAACATCGAAGCCGCGTACGTGCGCAGCCATTTCAGCACCATGGACGTGGGCGTGATCGACGGCCCGCGCCCCAACGAATGCCTGTATGCGCTGGTCATGTCCACCGGCGGCCGGGTGCACGAACGGCTGGGCGGCTTGCGGGTCGACCAGATCTCGGTGGGTGACGGTCAGCGTTAG
- a CDS encoding 2-hydroxyacid dehydrogenase, which yields MKPKLLVLVYLSEEHRALVTQSFDMVYAPIEKPRVDRSEAAALIAAQGSDFRVVLTNGATGLTADEFAGLSALEIVCSLGVGYEHIPVEVATARGIRVCNAAGTNDAAVADHAMAILLAAIRRIPFLHNGVRKGLWRDDIPRPPHVSGRKLGIFGLGAIGRQMARRAAGFDMEIGYCSRTRRDDSGFRWFDDLHALATWCDYLLISAPAGPDTHHIVNAQVLDALGPSGVLVNVARGSLVDTAALADALRDQRIFAAALDVYEGEPLPPAALLEFDNAILTPHIAGISPQAIHASVVRFIDNATRHFAGEPLLTPVN from the coding sequence ATGAAACCCAAGCTGCTCGTCCTGGTCTACCTGTCCGAAGAACACCGCGCCCTGGTGACGCAATCGTTCGACATGGTCTACGCGCCCATCGAAAAGCCCCGCGTGGACCGCTCGGAGGCGGCGGCGCTCATCGCCGCGCAGGGCAGCGACTTCCGCGTCGTCCTCACCAATGGTGCCACCGGGCTCACCGCCGACGAGTTCGCCGGCCTGAGCGCGCTGGAGATCGTGTGCAGCCTGGGCGTGGGTTACGAGCACATTCCCGTGGAAGTGGCGACCGCGCGCGGTATCCGCGTGTGCAACGCCGCCGGCACCAACGACGCGGCCGTGGCCGACCACGCCATGGCCATCCTGCTCGCGGCCATTCGCCGAATTCCGTTTCTGCACAACGGCGTGCGCAAGGGCCTGTGGCGCGACGACATCCCGCGCCCGCCGCACGTCTCGGGCCGCAAGCTCGGCATCTTCGGCCTGGGCGCGATCGGCCGGCAGATGGCGCGGCGCGCGGCCGGCTTCGACATGGAGATCGGCTACTGCAGCCGCACGCGGCGCGACGACAGCGGCTTTCGCTGGTTCGACGACCTCCATGCGCTGGCTACCTGGTGCGACTACTTGCTCATCAGCGCGCCGGCCGGCCCGGACACCCACCACATCGTCAATGCGCAAGTGCTCGACGCACTCGGGCCCAGCGGCGTGCTGGTGAACGTGGCGCGCGGCTCGCTGGTGGACACGGCGGCCCTGGCCGACGCCTTGCGCGACCAGCGCATCTTCGCGGCGGCGCTGGACGTGTACGAAGGCGAACCGCTGCCACCGGCCGCGCTGCTGGAATTCGACAACGCCATCCTCACGCCGCACATCGCCGGCATCTCGCCGCAGGCCATCCACGCCTCGGTCGTGCGCTTCATCGACAACGCCACCCGGCACTTCGCGGGCGAGCCTTTGCTGACGCCGGTGAATTGA
- a CDS encoding Bug family tripartite tricarboxylate transporter substrate binding protein, translating to MAIPRSRLALVVAPLLLACAAHAQGPAWPSAKPVTLIVPFTAGGSVDFIARLVGGKLSARIGQTVVIENVAGAGGAVGLQKAVNAAPDGYTLVAGPDSAIAIGKLVSPAAYRFDPLKDLVPVGMLNTAPMVLVSRTDLPVKTYADFVKLAKAHPGQQTYATSGVGTVLHLAMEQLKQRSGIFVTHVPYRGGAQIANDVMGKQVDLAMLVSASAVPHVRSGTLKALGVTGKQRLASLPDVPTFDEMPGLKGYDVLSWTGIFAPKGTPSAIVDKLNAALNDALNDSEVKARLAEQGASPGSGSADALGRFAQAEFARNQKLVPTLSLKD from the coding sequence ATGGCCATCCCACGCTCACGCCTTGCTCTTGTTGTCGCCCCCTTGCTGCTGGCCTGCGCCGCCCATGCGCAGGGCCCTGCCTGGCCCAGCGCCAAACCGGTGACGCTGATCGTGCCGTTCACCGCCGGTGGCAGCGTCGACTTCATCGCCCGCCTGGTTGGTGGCAAATTGAGCGCGCGCATCGGCCAGACGGTGGTGATCGAGAACGTGGCCGGCGCGGGCGGTGCCGTGGGATTGCAGAAAGCGGTGAACGCGGCGCCCGATGGCTACACGCTGGTGGCCGGACCGGACAGCGCCATCGCCATCGGCAAGCTCGTGAGCCCGGCCGCCTACCGCTTCGACCCGCTGAAGGATCTGGTGCCGGTGGGCATGCTCAACACCGCACCGATGGTGTTGGTCTCGCGCACCGACTTGCCGGTGAAGACGTATGCCGACTTCGTGAAACTGGCCAAGGCCCATCCGGGCCAGCAGACCTACGCCACGTCGGGCGTGGGCACGGTGCTGCACCTGGCGATGGAACAGCTCAAGCAACGCTCGGGCATCTTCGTGACGCACGTGCCGTACCGCGGTGGCGCGCAGATCGCCAACGACGTGATGGGCAAGCAGGTGGACCTGGCCATGCTGGTGAGTGCCAGCGCCGTTCCCCATGTGCGCAGCGGCACGCTCAAGGCACTCGGTGTGACGGGCAAGCAGCGCCTGGCCTCGTTGCCCGACGTGCCGACGTTTGACGAGATGCCTGGCCTCAAAGGCTACGACGTGCTCAGCTGGACGGGCATCTTCGCACCCAAGGGCACGCCCAGCGCCATCGTGGACAAGCTGAACGCGGCGCTCAACGACGCCTTGAACGACAGCGAAGTGAAAGCGCGGCTGGCCGAGCAGGGCGCGTCGCCGGGCAGCGGCTCGGCCGATGCCCTGGGCCGCTTTGCCCAGGCCGAATTCGCGCGCAACCAGAAGCTCGTGCCCACCTTGAGCCTCAAGGACTGA
- a CDS encoding adenosine deaminase family protein translates to MTSSEHPGAPTLLSFLRAMPKMELHCHLFGTVRRETFAALNREAGLPLSEEEVIGFYTRGEKPVGVLRVLRALDAQLVRSAHDLYRLTTEYLEDAAAHNVRYSEFFWNPTGTVQVSGIPYAAAQDAIVQAIRDAERPCGIVGRLIAAVDREASPQAATEMVQWVCENRCDEVIGIGIDYRENDRPPELFARAYQDARRAGLKTTAHAGEFGMPWTHVRTALDLLQVDRIDHGYTVVDNPAFAQECAERGVLFTVVPTNSYYLRTLPPERWALDHPIRRMPGQGLRIHPNTDDPTLHHVTPTGAWHMMVRDFGYGLDDLRSFMHNGLDGAWIDDTQRRRWHAEWSTAFNVLRGAMSKPSAFSSPLQPS, encoded by the coding sequence ATGACATCTTCCGAACATCCTGGCGCCCCGACTTTGCTGTCCTTTCTGCGGGCGATGCCGAAGATGGAGTTGCACTGCCATCTCTTTGGCACCGTGCGGCGCGAGACGTTTGCGGCGTTGAACCGCGAGGCCGGCCTGCCTTTGAGCGAAGAGGAGGTGATCGGCTTCTACACCCGTGGCGAGAAGCCCGTGGGCGTGCTGCGGGTGTTGCGGGCGCTGGACGCCCAACTGGTGCGCTCGGCGCACGATCTGTACCGGCTCACCACCGAATACCTGGAAGACGCGGCGGCTCACAACGTGCGCTACAGCGAGTTCTTCTGGAACCCGACCGGGACCGTGCAGGTGTCTGGCATTCCCTATGCGGCCGCGCAGGACGCGATCGTGCAGGCGATTCGCGATGCCGAACGCCCTTGCGGCATCGTGGGCCGCCTGATCGCGGCGGTGGACCGCGAGGCGAGTCCGCAGGCCGCCACCGAGATGGTGCAATGGGTGTGCGAGAACCGCTGCGACGAGGTGATCGGCATCGGCATCGACTACCGTGAGAACGACCGCCCGCCCGAGCTGTTCGCGCGGGCCTACCAGGACGCGCGCCGCGCGGGCCTGAAGACCACCGCTCACGCGGGCGAGTTCGGCATGCCCTGGACCCATGTGCGCACCGCTTTGGACTTGCTGCAAGTCGACCGCATCGACCATGGCTACACGGTGGTGGACAACCCGGCCTTCGCGCAGGAATGCGCCGAGCGCGGGGTGCTGTTCACCGTGGTGCCCACGAACTCCTATTACCTGCGCACCTTGCCGCCTGAACGCTGGGCGCTGGACCACCCGATCCGGCGCATGCCGGGCCAGGGTTTGCGCATCCATCCCAACACCGACGATCCCACGCTGCACCACGTCACGCCGACCGGTGCCTGGCACATGATGGTGCGCGACTTCGGCTACGGCCTGGACGACCTGCGCAGCTTCATGCACAACGGCCTGGACGGCGCCTGGATCGACGACACGCAGCGCCGCCGCTGGCATGCCGAGTGGAGCACGGCGTTCAATGTGCTGCGCGGCGCCATGTCCAAGCCGTCCGCGTTCTCCTCCCCTTTGCAACCGTCCTGA
- a CDS encoding LysR family transcriptional regulator produces the protein MEDPAIRALTLRHLQFFSVLVQEGHFGRAAQRLSITQPALSNAIKQMEKLLGAQLLTRNTHRLEITPLGTEVLARTDFLVNTVDLALQDIQQVVQRGRSLVRVGVIPSASTRVAMAAAAFQPAGAPQVEFTWRDAPSTVLLQEVREGRLDLALAAITQPPDGLTCIDLFHDPLVLVVPADHALARAGKASWKSIGHERLVLFESGSMPALGEPARAQFGLSAQAAYRVQYSETLYALVRGGLALGLMPHLYTTALHDPALAVLELQEPRIERRVVLVYRQGPMRNAVAREFIDFLREYLTSSTKLNVRRMTRSSRQGKAGATRNR, from the coding sequence ATGGAAGACCCCGCCATCCGGGCGCTCACACTGCGCCATCTGCAGTTCTTCTCCGTGCTCGTGCAAGAAGGCCACTTCGGCCGCGCCGCACAGCGCCTGTCGATCACGCAGCCGGCCTTGAGCAACGCCATCAAGCAGATGGAAAAGCTGCTCGGCGCCCAACTGCTCACGCGCAACACCCACCGCCTGGAGATCACGCCGCTGGGCACCGAAGTGCTGGCGCGCACCGACTTCCTCGTCAACACCGTGGACCTGGCCCTGCAGGACATCCAGCAGGTGGTGCAGCGTGGCCGCTCGCTGGTGCGTGTGGGCGTCATCCCCTCGGCCAGCACGCGCGTGGCCATGGCGGCAGCGGCTTTCCAGCCGGCTGGTGCGCCACAGGTCGAGTTCACCTGGCGCGATGCGCCCTCCACCGTGCTGCTGCAGGAGGTGCGCGAAGGCCGGCTGGACCTGGCACTGGCCGCCATCACACAACCACCCGACGGGCTGACCTGCATCGACCTCTTCCACGACCCCTTGGTGCTCGTCGTACCGGCGGACCACGCGCTGGCCCGCGCCGGCAAGGCCAGTTGGAAATCGATTGGCCACGAACGGCTGGTCCTGTTCGAGAGCGGCAGCATGCCGGCGCTTGGCGAGCCCGCGCGTGCGCAGTTCGGCCTGAGCGCGCAAGCCGCGTACCGCGTGCAGTACTCGGAGACCTTGTACGCCCTGGTGCGCGGCGGCCTGGCGCTGGGCCTCATGCCTCACCTCTACACCACCGCCTTGCACGACCCGGCGCTGGCCGTGCTCGAATTGCAGGAGCCGCGCATCGAACGCCGCGTGGTGCTGGTCTACCGGCAAGGCCCCATGCGCAACGCCGTTGCGCGCGAATTCATCGACTTCCTGCGCGAGTACCTGACGTCGTCCACGAAGCTCAACGTGCGGCGCATGACGCGGAGCAGCAGGCAGGGCAAGGCCGGCGCGACGCGCAACCGATGA